The following is a genomic window from Prunus persica cultivar Lovell chromosome G7, Prunus_persica_NCBIv2, whole genome shotgun sequence.
TAATGATGTCATTTTAATGCAGAAAATATATGATAGGGGTAAAAATATAGAAGGTAAACCaaagaacataaaaagatgaagaacagATACTCATTGAAATTACATTTCTGACTGGTATACTGCGCCTTAACACATGCTTGTGTTTATGCATGAAAgaaccagaaacaaaaccataaTGGTGAACTCCAACTGCAGAATTCACAAAGAGGCAAAGGAGCATGAGACAATACCTGGTTAAGTGGAGTTAAAATATCTGTATCACCACCAGCAATAAGATTTATGCCAATCCACTCAATGGCCTTTTCAACAGCCTCCTTTGTAGCTGATTTCATTGATGTAGATGACACAAAAGTCTGTCCATTAAAAGCTATAATGCAGAATGAATCTTCTGGATCAAACTTAGAGAGGGCTGCAGATAGTACACTCTTAGTATCATCAAGAGGCTTTCCCTGCATACTTCCGCTTatatcaacaacaaaagcTACATCCTTTCTGAAAACCTGGACGACCAATTAAGAGGGATGATaagaataatttaaaaataaataataaaaaagagaagaagagtaAGACATACTTAGAAAGAACTGTAGAAGTTTTATttaatacaataccaacctttCTGTTCTTCTGGTTTCCTGGTAGAAGATAGACAGAGAAAATCTCTCTTTGATCAATATCATGCATGGGTGGTGACTGCACGAGAACAGCACCATGTATATGACTTGAAGAGACCTAGAAATGCACAAATGTGTTAGAATTACAAAGAATTTGTAGAATCTGTGCACAGGAGCTTAGAAGATTTCTTGAATATGGCCATGCATCTATTCTGGAATCAAATATCATGTGTTTTTGCACACCAAGAAACCCTCTTTTGTAAGTATATTCATGATAATCAATACACAGACAAAAAATGCTCACGAGCCTTACCGCATATGAGAAACTAAAGTCAGTGTTTGACCAAGTGAGAACATCTGCCCCATAtacaaaacccaattttccTACTTGGCCTCCCCGTAATTCctggaaagtgaagaaaaagttttaaaatattggcCACCTTGCTtatgaaaataataagaaagtAAGCCCTCTGAGTTATGATCAAAGTTGAACCTTCAAAGGATGACTAATTCTCTTGGATAGAACTTCAGTTCCAATACCAGAGTTCACGTTTAAGTtgatcttttcctttttaaggTATTTCTTTCCCGCGGGAACCACAAACTCAGGAAAAGTGAATGGAATATTCAAAGAGAAATCGCCATTTGCATACAGTATTTTCTGAGACCAACTCATTTTGATTGAGAGATTGGCTCCCCCATTGACCttgaaaaaacaagaacaatgcatattagagaaaaaataaataaatgaaagataaaggattctgattaataataaaaatctcaAAGTGtacaaacaaaaagtatgTCTATTCTTCATAAGTAATTACCTGAGGTGTTGTTAATGTAAATATATGAGGTTTGAGTTTGAGAAAGCCTCCCTCTGCTTGGGCCATCTTCTCtatctccttttcatcttccaATTGACTTAGTTGAGTATGGTACGATTTACCATTTACGTCGACCTCAACACCTAGAATTGAACCCTGTTagccaaaatatatattgcttAACAAGAGGATCAAAATCAACAGACACAAATTCAATCAACTTCAAAGTTCCATTTCTGAAAAATAACATCACTATCTAATTTCACATGCCCAACAGCTTGTTTGACAACCAGAGACTCAAAAAGATCGAATTCACAGACGAACACTTTAAAAAGATTCAAACTTTTCTCAATTCACGTACCTGTTCACCCATAGGAATGGCAACGCGGCAACCGCAGCTCTTGTTACCCTTGACGCAATGGACCCTCCACGACCCGGTGACCCGAACAAAGGCGGTGTCCATATAACAATCGACCTCAAGCTCGACCCGGTTCATCGGGAGAGGAATGAGCGCGGCGGGGTCGCACCTGCCGTGCACGTGAGGCTGGTAGCTGGGGATGTCCGGGTTGTCGACAATGGCCGGGTCAAAAATGACCGCGTAAACCATCGGTGCCGTCGGGAGGAAGGCGCCCGACGTCGTTTTGTCCATCGACGGGGGCGGCTTCGGCGGTGACACCGCTCGATCCTTCCCAAAGTATAATCGTTTGGAGAGCTTGAGACCGTCATCCACGGCTTTGGAGAACTCCTCGGCCATTTCGGACGATCAGGGATTGGGATTCGAGATTAGGGTTTGTGAGAGACGAGAATGTTATATCGGATTGATGTTCAACGCAAATTGCAAATTAGCGAGCGAGAGAGATGACAGAGAGATAGATGCGTGTGACCGTTGGGAATGGGGTTTCGcttttttttgaatatttagGCTGCTTTTTCGATGGGCTCCAGTTTGAGAGACCAGCTGGCTTTCGGACGAATGGACGATCAACACGTGAGGTTCCGGCGGGGAATTG
Proteins encoded in this region:
- the LOC18770353 gene encoding inter alpha-trypsin inhibitor, heavy chain 4, which translates into the protein MAEEFSKAVDDGLKLSKRLYFGKDRAVSPPKPPPSMDKTTSGAFLPTAPMVYAVIFDPAIVDNPDIPSYQPHVHGRCDPAALIPLPMNRVELEVDCYMDTAFVRVTGSWRVHCVKGNKSCGCRVAIPMGEQGSILGVEVDVNGKSYHTQLSQLEDEKEIEKMAQAEGGFLKLKPHIFTLTTPQVNGGANLSIKMSWSQKILYANGDFSLNIPFTFPEFVVPAGKKYLKKEKINLNVNSGIGTEVLSKRISHPLKELRGGQVGKLGFVYGADVLTWSNTDFSFSYAVSSSHIHGAVLVQSPPMHDIDQREIFSVYLLPGNQKNRKVFRKDVAFVVDISGSMQGKPLDDTKSVLSAALSKFDPEDSFCIIAFNGQTFVSSTSMKSATKEAVEKAIEWIGINLIAGGDTDILTPLNQAIEMLSNTRDSIPIIFLVTDGAVEDERHICDVMKKRLTEAGSIAPRICTFGIGSFCNHYFLQMLAMIGRGHYDAVYDLDFVESRMQNLFIRASSLILTNITLETLDDLDEVEVFPSHMPDLSSESPLTVSGRFRGSFPNTLKAKGLSPDMSSIVIDLKLQDAKDIPLDRVCAKGQIELLTAQAWLADNKQLEDKVAKLSIQSHVVSEYTRMIILGKEQSGPQEVPKKSRIKMKDSESQRPILLPSLSIGFGNLVATSENIPPGSEEPKQPEAAEIFARAASNCCGSMCTHCCCMGCIKCFSRINPQCANVFAQLCTGLACAGCLNCCSFCCRGCGDGGS